The Methylomusa anaerophila genome has a segment encoding these proteins:
- a CDS encoding tripartite tricarboxylate transporter TctB family protein, whose translation MTEKALSIFFLLFSCTYLFLARELAFGTAAAPKTGFLPTLAGITAVILGMVITIRQLLQKQLAAIVINWRKLSFVIIGLLCYLILLKITGYIAATLFFMFYLFKVADTPGWILPGALAAVIAVGFYYVFTGLLDIQLP comes from the coding sequence ATGACCGAAAAAGCGCTGTCCATTTTTTTTCTTCTTTTCAGTTGTACTTATCTGTTTTTGGCCAGGGAACTGGCATTCGGCACGGCGGCAGCGCCGAAAACCGGTTTTTTGCCAACGCTGGCCGGGATTACGGCCGTTATATTAGGAATGGTAATTACCATCAGGCAATTGCTGCAAAAGCAACTTGCAGCAATTGTAATCAACTGGCGAAAGCTTAGTTTCGTTATCATTGGTTTGCTATGCTATCTAATTCTTCTAAAAATAACCGGTTATATTGCTGCCACCTTATTTTTCATGTTCTATTTGTTCAAAGTGGCCGATACCCCGGGCTGGATCCTGCCCGGCGCTCTTGCCGCCGTGATTGCCGTTGGTTTTTACTATGTATTTACAGGGCTTTTAGACATTCAACTGCCGTAG